Below is a window of Saccharomonospora viridis DSM 43017 DNA.
CCGTACACGTTACGCAGCCTGCGGTCGACGTTGGCCAGTCCCATGCTCGTCGACTGCCCCTCGCCGGCGAGGAGGCGTTCGGCCTTGGCCGGGTCCATGCCGACTCCGTCGTCCTCCACGCTGATCACACAGTCGGTGCCCTCGGCCTCACCCAGTACGGTGACCGTACCCCCCTCGGGGCGGTGTTCGATGCCGTGCCGCACCGCGTTCTCCACGAGGGGCTGCAACACCAGATACGGGATGGACACGGGCAGGACCTCCGGGGCGACCCGTACCTGTACCCGCAGTCGGTCGCCCAGCACGGCGCGTTGGAGTGCCAGGTAGGTCTCGATGGCGTGGAACTCGTCGGCGACCGTGGTGTACTCGCCGTGGCTGGCCAGGCTGTAGCGGATGTAGTCGGCGAAATCGAGCATGAGCTCGCGGGAACGGTCGGGATCGGGGCGGACCAGCCCGGCGATGACCGTCAGCGCGTTGTAGACGAAGTGGGGCGAGATCTCCGCCCGCAGAGCCCGCAGCTCGGCCTCGGCGGCCTCCTCGGCGGACGCCTCGAGCCGGCCGCGTTCGAGCGCGACCTCACTGAGGTGTGCCACCTCCCGCAGTGCGGTCATCCTGGCGGTGCCCGCGACGACGAGGACGCCGGCCAGTTCGTCGTGCACGATGAGGGGCAGGGCCACGACCTCGGCACGTTTGCACCGGTGTTCGGTGTGCAGGACGTGCTCCACCATCGTGGCCACTTCGACGTCCGGTGGCATCGTGCCCACCACCACGAGTTCGCCGGACAGGTCGGCGAGTCCGACGGCGTCGGCCGCGAGCAACCGACGGATGCCCCGTGCGGCCGAGCGGACCCGTGGTCCGGACAGTCCGTCGACGAGGTCTTCCGCCACGTGCCGGGCGGTTTCCAGGGTGGGGCCCGGATCACGCAGCCGGCGAGACCACGGGGCCCAATGGGTCCACTGGGTCCGAGACGGACTTCGAGCCGTCGTGTGTCCGGCAGGCATAGACATGGATCTCCCAGCAACGTCGACGGTAGAGGGAATCTAACGGCGTCCCCTGTTCGCGGGAAGAGGTAACCGTGGGTGACTTGAGAGTTACGTACGAATCCGAGCCCAGGGTGTCGTGATCACTCGTCGGGCGGCAAGGGTGTCGAGGGGATCGCCGTCGGTGTCCGGTGGTCGCGCTCTGTGTCCGCTTCCGCGGAGGGCCGTGGTCGAGCGGGTGTGATCTGCGGTACTGCTGACTTCGACGATCGTGGTCGCGGGGGCCGGCAAGTAAGGTGTCGGCTTGTTGTGCCGGATTCCACCCGATCGGGAGGATTGACGATCCCCGTATGAGCACCGCACCCCCCACGAAGGCCAAGCTGTTCAGCCGTTCGGCATGGCGCGAGCGGAATCGTCTGGCGGACCTCCTGCGACAGGAGACCGTCGGCGGGATGTTGCTGCTGATCGGTGCCGTCGTGGCGCTCGTCTGGGCCAACTCGCCGTGGTCGGAGACCTACACCGCGGTGAGTGAGTTCACGTTCGGCCCGGAAGCGCTCCACCTGAACCTCTCGGTCGCGCAGTGGGCTTCCGACGGTCTGCTGGTGCTCTTCTTCTTCGCGGTCGGGTTGGAGCTCAAACACGAGTTCGTCGCCGGTGAGCTGCGCGATCCGCGTAAAGCGGCGCTACCGATCGTCGCGGCGTTCGGCGGTGT
It encodes the following:
- a CDS encoding sensor histidine kinase, producing the protein MAEDLVDGLSGPRVRSAARGIRRLLAADAVGLADLSGELVVVGTMPPDVEVATMVEHVLHTEHRCKRAEVVALPLIVHDELAGVLVVAGTARMTALREVAHLSEVALERGRLEASAEEAAEAELRALRAEISPHFVYNALTVIAGLVRPDPDRSRELMLDFADYIRYSLASHGEYTTVADEFHAIETYLALQRAVLGDRLRVQVRVAPEVLPVSIPYLVLQPLVENAVRHGIEHRPEGGTVTVLGEAEGTDCVISVEDDGVGMDPAKAERLLAGEGQSTSMGLANVDRRLRNVYGPWFGLVLETAENEGTRVIVRVPRFQPGVMP